One Sediminicola sp. YIK13 DNA segment encodes these proteins:
- the pta gene encoding phosphate acetyltransferase, with protein MSKAIYIATTGPNSGKSIISLGLMQMLLGKAAKVGYFRPIIDDFLPGQMDNHIKTMITYFDLELEFEDAYAYTRSQIIQKKNKGKEDEIISKIIGKYKAIEDRFDFMLVEGTDFSGEDNIIEWDINVLMAKNLGIPTILLSSGVGKTLEDLIGNIQIAYDSFKEKGVEVLSVVANKVDPDYLDSVKDGLIANLPSEVLVNVIPLNPVLANPTIKEIVEELDGKVLFGEAYLNNQAGYFSVGAMQLRNYLTHLKSNSLVITPGDRADIILGALQANLSANYPMISGIVLTGGLLPEESIIKLIEGLSEIVPIISVQGGTYSITNRIGDIRPRMYAENLQKITTSIHAFQNYVEVNALEERLITFKASGITPRMFQYNLVKRAQSIKKHIVLPEGMDDRILMATKELVDTNTVDITLLGDPKEIIDKIARMDLGLDLEKISIVLPTESAYFEDYAKTLYELRKHKNLNLAMARDLMEDPSYFGTMMVYKGHADGMVSGAVNTTQHTIRPALQFIKTKPGISVVSSVFFMCLEDRVTVFGDCAINPNPTAEELAQITILSAETSLAFGIEPKVAMLSYSSGASGIGEDVDKVRRATELVKKMKPDLKIEGPIQYDAAVDIKVGKTKLPDSEVAGQASVFIFPDLNTGNNTYKAVQRETGALAIGPVLQGLNKPVNDLSRGCTVNDIFNTVVITAIQAQGI; from the coding sequence ATGAGTAAAGCAATTTATATAGCCACTACTGGTCCCAATAGTGGTAAATCAATCATATCCTTGGGCCTCATGCAAATGTTATTGGGCAAGGCTGCAAAAGTGGGCTATTTTAGGCCAATCATCGATGACTTTCTGCCAGGACAAATGGATAATCATATAAAAACAATGATTACTTATTTTGATTTGGAATTAGAATTCGAGGATGCATATGCCTATACCAGAAGTCAGATTATCCAAAAAAAAAATAAGGGGAAAGAGGATGAGATCATCAGTAAGATCATTGGAAAATATAAGGCTATTGAGGACCGGTTTGATTTTATGTTGGTTGAGGGTACCGATTTCTCTGGGGAAGACAATATCATTGAATGGGATATTAATGTATTAATGGCCAAAAACCTCGGTATTCCCACGATCCTACTATCTAGCGGCGTAGGAAAAACTCTTGAAGATTTAATTGGGAACATACAGATCGCCTATGATTCCTTTAAGGAAAAGGGAGTGGAGGTATTGTCCGTAGTGGCAAATAAGGTGGATCCGGACTATTTGGATTCCGTAAAAGACGGCCTCATAGCAAACCTGCCTTCTGAGGTTTTGGTAAATGTAATACCATTAAATCCGGTGTTAGCCAATCCCACGATCAAAGAAATTGTGGAAGAATTGGATGGCAAAGTACTTTTTGGGGAAGCTTATTTAAACAACCAGGCTGGGTACTTCAGCGTTGGGGCCATGCAATTAAGGAATTATTTGACTCATTTAAAAAGTAATAGTTTGGTGATAACCCCTGGCGATAGGGCAGATATCATACTCGGGGCTCTTCAAGCTAACCTTTCCGCTAATTACCCCATGATATCAGGAATAGTGCTCACAGGCGGACTATTACCCGAAGAATCCATTATTAAGCTGATTGAAGGGCTTTCCGAAATTGTTCCCATCATTTCCGTGCAAGGGGGGACCTATTCCATTACCAATCGAATTGGGGACATTAGGCCTCGGATGTATGCTGAGAACTTACAGAAGATCACGACATCCATTCACGCTTTTCAGAACTATGTAGAGGTAAATGCCCTGGAAGAAAGGTTAATTACCTTTAAGGCTTCGGGGATCACCCCTAGGATGTTCCAGTACAATCTGGTCAAAAGAGCCCAATCCATTAAAAAACACATTGTATTGCCGGAAGGCATGGATGATCGCATTTTGATGGCCACAAAGGAATTGGTCGATACCAATACCGTTGATATTACTTTGTTGGGCGATCCGAAGGAAATCATTGATAAAATTGCTAGAATGGATTTGGGATTGGACCTGGAAAAAATTTCTATTGTCTTGCCCACCGAATCCGCATATTTTGAGGATTATGCCAAAACGTTGTACGAGTTGCGAAAACATAAAAATCTAAACCTGGCCATGGCCCGTGACCTGATGGAGGATCCTTCTTATTTTGGAACCATGATGGTCTATAAGGGACATGCGGACGGAATGGTTTCGGGAGCGGTGAACACCACCCAACATACCATTAGACCGGCACTGCAATTTATAAAGACCAAACCGGGGATTTCTGTGGTGTCCTCTGTCTTTTTTATGTGCTTGGAGGATAGGGTCACTGTTTTTGGCGATTGCGCCATCAATCCCAACCCAACCGCTGAAGAATTGGCCCAGATTACTATTTTATCTGCGGAGACAAGTTTGGCATTTGGGATAGAACCAAAAGTGGCCATGCTTTCTTATTCTTCCGGTGCCTCTGGGATAGGGGAGGATGTGGATAAGGTAAGGAGGGCTACAGAGCTGGTAAAAAAAATGAAACCAGATTTAAAAATAGAGGGTCCCATACAGTACGATGCAGCGGTGGACATTAAAGTTGGTAAGACCAAACTACCCGATTCTGAGGTTGCGGGCCAAGCAAGTGTGTTTATTTTTCCTGATTTAAATACTGGGAACAATACGTATAAGGCCGTACAAAGAGAAACAGGAGCCTTGGCCATTGGCCCAGTTTTACAGGGGTTGAACAAGCCTGTAAATGATTTGAGCCGTGGTTGTACCGTAAATGATATTTTTAACACCGTAGTGATCACTGCCATCCAAGCGCAGGGCATATAA
- a CDS encoding acetate/propionate family kinase: MKILILNSGSSSIKYQLIDMPSEEVLCKGLVERIGSKEALFQYKTAKVNVEETLQINTHKQGLQHIAALLVDSKKGIVGQANEIQVIGHRVVHGGTTFSAPTMVTPFVKDKIKDLFALAPLHNPHNWEGLDLAEEIFPEAKQVAVFDTAFHQTLPFKAKKYAIPNHLYDEHKIQVYGFHGISHQYVSRATINHLNKPKSKIICIHLGNGCSITAVVDGVSVDHSLGFTPANGLIMGSRSGDIDHSIIFYLVETLGYDLKEVNRMLLKDSGMKGLTGFNDLRDVQAAAEKGDIASDLALEMNAYRIKKYIGAYATAMNGLDAIVFTAGVGENSSELRKRVCTGMDFLGILMDDGANEKREAGIHELHTSDSPVKILVVPTNEELEIAKQSFKLVSLIT; the protein is encoded by the coding sequence ATGAAAATATTGATATTGAATTCCGGAAGCTCTTCTATCAAATACCAATTGATAGATATGCCTTCAGAGGAAGTATTATGCAAGGGGTTAGTAGAGAGGATAGGATCCAAAGAAGCTTTGTTTCAATATAAAACAGCTAAGGTAAACGTTGAGGAAACCCTGCAAATAAACACGCACAAACAAGGATTACAACATATAGCCGCGTTGTTGGTGGATTCAAAAAAAGGCATCGTGGGTCAAGCCAATGAAATACAGGTGATAGGCCATCGGGTGGTCCATGGTGGTACCACATTTTCGGCCCCAACCATGGTGACCCCCTTTGTAAAAGATAAAATAAAAGATCTTTTTGCATTGGCGCCATTGCACAATCCCCATAATTGGGAAGGATTGGATCTTGCCGAAGAAATTTTTCCAGAAGCAAAACAAGTTGCCGTCTTTGACACAGCCTTTCATCAAACCTTACCATTCAAGGCTAAAAAGTATGCCATCCCAAATCATTTATATGACGAGCATAAAATACAAGTGTATGGCTTTCATGGAATAAGTCATCAATATGTTTCTAGAGCTACCATTAACCATCTAAATAAGCCAAAATCAAAAATCATTTGTATCCACCTCGGAAATGGCTGTAGTATCACCGCAGTGGTAGATGGGGTAAGTGTAGATCACAGTTTGGGTTTTACCCCTGCAAACGGACTTATTATGGGATCTAGAAGTGGCGACATAGACCATTCCATAATATTTTATTTAGTGGAAACGCTAGGGTATGATCTAAAAGAGGTGAACCGTATGTTGCTAAAGGACAGCGGAATGAAAGGTCTTACCGGCTTCAACGATTTAAGAGACGTTCAAGCAGCCGCAGAAAAAGGTGATATTGCTTCTGATCTCGCGCTGGAAATGAACGCCTACAGGATCAAAAAATATATAGGGGCATATGCCACGGCAATGAACGGCTTGGATGCCATAGTATTTACAGCAGGCGTTGGTGAAAATTCAAGTGAGCTTAGAAAACGGGTATGTACAGGAATGGATTTTTTGGGCATTCTCATGGATGATGGGGCCAACGAAAAAAGAGAAGCAGGAATCCATGAATTGCATACATCTGATTCCCCAGTAAAAATTTTGGTAGTGCCCACTAATGAGGAGCTCGAAATAGCCAAACAATCCTTTAAATTGGTTTCCCTTATTACATAA
- a CDS encoding MgtC/SapB family protein, translating into MMDGFIVQNELLKLTEMEFLYRMLVAAGIGFVLGLEREFSKHSEKEEIFAGVRTFTIVSLFGFIAALLSFVLNEWVFAIGFLGVVFLVGLAYWIEANKGKTGGTTEFATIFTYLLGGLTLLGFLTESLAFMVIVVVILSLKVKLKNIIGQLTQEEIYAFVRFVVIGLLILPFLPDKDYGVFNVINPREIGWVVVLTSGIGFVGYILMKFLGADRGILFTGIFGGMVSSTVVTWTFSKKSKEAPSLSSNYAMGIFAAATIMIVRVAVLVFIFNKALLEGLTVPLLVLLFTGLGVTFFFYNKKTSKERLTESLPLGQPLNIRDALFFGALYTGILILVSYASSEYGDKGIYISSAISALTDIDAITISVSKLGGETLAVLSAQIAIILATLANTVVKIGLALWNGSPLLKKYILFGYGLIFLSGLVGFFILRS; encoded by the coding sequence ATGATGGATGGCTTTATCGTGCAAAATGAACTTCTGAAGCTCACCGAGATGGAGTTTTTGTATAGAATGTTGGTAGCCGCAGGAATTGGTTTTGTTTTAGGATTGGAACGGGAGTTCTCCAAACATTCTGAAAAGGAAGAAATTTTCGCTGGTGTACGCACGTTTACCATTGTTTCGCTTTTTGGTTTTATAGCTGCGTTATTGAGTTTTGTGTTGAATGAATGGGTATTTGCCATAGGGTTCTTAGGTGTTGTTTTTTTGGTAGGGTTGGCCTATTGGATCGAAGCCAATAAAGGGAAGACGGGGGGGACGACCGAATTTGCTACTATTTTTACCTATTTGCTGGGTGGGCTCACCCTATTGGGTTTTTTAACGGAAAGCCTGGCATTTATGGTGATTGTAGTGGTCATTTTGTCCCTCAAGGTTAAATTAAAAAACATTATTGGCCAGTTGACGCAAGAAGAAATTTATGCCTTTGTCAGATTTGTCGTAATTGGTCTGTTGATTTTACCATTTTTACCCGATAAGGATTATGGGGTGTTTAATGTGATCAATCCCAGAGAAATAGGATGGGTAGTAGTATTGACCTCTGGTATTGGATTTGTTGGTTATATCCTCATGAAATTTTTAGGGGCCGATAGGGGAATATTATTTACAGGTATATTTGGTGGGATGGTCTCCAGTACGGTGGTAACATGGACATTTTCAAAGAAAAGTAAAGAAGCACCTTCTCTATCCAGTAACTATGCCATGGGGATATTTGCAGCTGCAACTATAATGATCGTCAGGGTCGCCGTTCTAGTTTTTATTTTTAATAAAGCCTTATTGGAAGGACTGACGGTCCCTTTATTGGTTTTATTGTTTACAGGACTTGGGGTTACTTTCTTCTTTTACAATAAAAAAACATCAAAAGAGCGCTTAACGGAATCTCTGCCTCTAGGCCAGCCTCTTAATATTAGGGATGCCCTTTTTTTTGGGGCATTATATACAGGGATTTTAATTTTGGTAAGTTACGCCAGCAGTGAATATGGGGATAAGGGAATTTATATTTCAAGTGCTATAAGTGCCTTGACAGATATTGATGCGATTACTATATCCGTATCTAAGTTGGGGGGTGAAACCCTTGCTGTTTTATCAGCGCAGATAGCCATTATTTTGGCTACATTAGCCAATACCGTAGTAAAAATAGGCCTGGCCTTATGGAATGGCAGCCCCTTATTAAAAAAGTACATACTCTTTGGCTATGGGCTTATCTTCCTATCAGGCTTGGTAGGCTTTTTTATCCTAAGGAGTTAA
- a CDS encoding patatin-like phospholipase family protein, with protein sequence MKIGLVLSGGGVRGIAHIGAIKALEEMGIQPTHIAGTSAGAVVGALYAEGHSCEEILEFFKTVDLFSFSTYAFGKPGFVDSDKLFEVFKKYIPHDTFEGLKKSLFITGTDILEGTAKVFHKGPLIKSILASAAYPGVFTPVNISGSYYVDGGILNNFPIEAIQQHCDLIIGVYVNPFEKLEIADLKHSYNVINRALHIKMKEGLLSKLDACDLLISPNTLINYGTFDFKNADVIYEMGYKAAKEALQSEKGILLLNKD encoded by the coding sequence ATGAAAATAGGACTGGTATTATCTGGTGGCGGTGTACGGGGGATTGCACATATAGGGGCTATCAAGGCTTTAGAAGAGATGGGAATACAACCTACCCACATAGCTGGCACAAGTGCCGGAGCGGTTGTAGGAGCACTTTATGCCGAAGGCCATTCCTGCGAAGAAATACTGGAATTTTTCAAAACTGTGGATCTTTTTTCGTTTAGTACCTATGCTTTTGGAAAACCTGGTTTTGTGGATTCCGATAAGTTGTTCGAGGTCTTTAAAAAATACATTCCGCATGATACTTTTGAAGGTCTTAAAAAAAGCCTGTTTATCACTGGTACGGATATTTTGGAAGGAACAGCCAAAGTATTCCATAAGGGTCCGCTGATCAAGTCCATTTTGGCCTCGGCAGCTTATCCTGGTGTTTTTACACCGGTAAATATCAGCGGCAGCTATTATGTAGATGGGGGTATTTTGAACAATTTCCCAATAGAAGCCATTCAACAACACTGCGATTTGATCATCGGGGTATATGTAAATCCTTTTGAAAAATTGGAGATAGCGGATCTTAAACATTCTTACAATGTAATAAATAGGGCCCTTCATATTAAAATGAAGGAAGGACTGTTATCGAAATTAGATGCTTGTGATTTACTTATCAGTCCCAATACTCTTATAAATTATGGAACATTTGACTTTAAAAACGCTGATGTCATTTATGAGATGGGTTATAAAGCCGCTAAGGAGGCCTTACAATCAGAGAAAGGAATTCTACTTTTAAATAAGGATTAA
- the upp gene encoding uracil phosphoribosyltransferase encodes MTIHNFGENNTILNQFIAELRDKEIQKDSMRFRKNIERIGEILGYEMSKTLVYSDKTINTPLGSKVMALPENDLVLCAVLRAGLPLHQGVQNYFDTAENAFISAFRKHLNGGEVFEVVVKYLASPTLTDKTLVIIDPMLATGKTLENTYKAMQGHGKPKQIHIVSVIGSKKGVDFAKKTFPGNTHLWIAAIDDELNDYGYIVPGLGDAGDLSFGIKL; translated from the coding sequence ATGACCATTCATAACTTCGGGGAAAACAATACCATTTTAAATCAATTCATAGCAGAGTTGAGGGATAAGGAAATACAAAAGGATTCCATGAGGTTTAGAAAGAACATAGAACGGATTGGGGAAATATTGGGATACGAAATGAGCAAGACCTTAGTTTATTCCGACAAAACCATCAATACCCCTTTAGGTTCCAAAGTGATGGCCTTACCCGAGAATGATCTAGTTCTTTGTGCTGTTTTAAGGGCCGGCCTACCTTTGCACCAAGGTGTGCAAAATTATTTTGATACCGCTGAAAATGCATTCATCTCCGCCTTTAGAAAACATTTGAACGGGGGTGAAGTATTTGAGGTAGTTGTAAAATATTTGGCTTCGCCCACACTTACAGACAAGACCTTGGTCATTATAGATCCGATGCTTGCCACAGGCAAAACTTTGGAAAATACATACAAGGCCATGCAAGGTCATGGCAAGCCAAAACAAATACACATTGTATCCGTAATTGGCTCCAAAAAAGGGGTTGATTTTGCCAAAAAGACATTTCCTGGAAATACGCATTTATGGATAGCTGCCATTGATGATGAACTAAATGACTATGGTTATATAGTCCCTGGGTTGGGTGATGCAGGTGACCTATCATTTGGGATAAAACTGTAG
- a CDS encoding Crp/Fnr family transcriptional regulator, which translates to MIKELKENYQHIFEEALLEEINQVGTYKEIPEGFKLMEIGNYIKSMPLLVSGVVKILREDDNGDELLLYFLEQGDTCAMTLTCCMGQTKSEIRAISETDTKLIMVPVHKMEEWMAKYHSWRKFILQSYHERLNDLFQTVDSIAFLKMDERLLKYLKDKARVTNDNTINSTHQEIAYELHTSRVVISRLLKKLENMGQVALFRNYIKLKEG; encoded by the coding sequence ATGATCAAGGAACTTAAAGAAAACTATCAACATATTTTTGAGGAAGCCTTACTGGAAGAAATCAACCAAGTGGGGACCTACAAGGAAATTCCAGAAGGATTTAAACTAATGGAAATAGGCAACTACATTAAATCCATGCCCCTCCTTGTTTCCGGGGTGGTAAAAATACTTCGTGAGGACGACAACGGAGATGAACTTCTACTCTATTTTTTGGAACAAGGAGATACTTGTGCCATGACCTTGACCTGTTGCATGGGGCAGACCAAAAGTGAAATCAGGGCTATTTCAGAAACAGATACCAAGTTGATCATGGTCCCTGTTCATAAAATGGAAGAATGGATGGCCAAGTACCATAGTTGGCGTAAATTTATCTTACAGAGCTATCATGAAAGGCTGAATGATTTGTTCCAGACTGTTGACAGTATAGCTTTTCTAAAAATGGACGAGAGGCTCTTAAAATACCTAAAGGATAAGGCGCGTGTCACCAACGATAACACCATAAATAGCACCCATCAGGAAATTGCCTATGAACTCCATACCTCCAGGGTTGTTATTTCCCGTTTATTAAAAAAACTGGAAAATATGGGGCAGGTAGCACTTTTTAGGAACTATATAAAATTGAAAGAAGGGTAG
- the deoD gene encoding purine-nucleoside phosphorylase, which yields MSTHIDAKKGEIAETVLLPGDPLRAKWIAETFLENPFCYNEVRGMYGYTGIYQGKRVSVQGSGMGIPSAMIYYHELINDYGVKNMIRVGSAGSYQKDVKIRDIVLAMAASTTSGINNSRFINADYSPTANFELFMKAATFAKENNIPIKAGNVLSSDEFYEDDPNAYKQWAEFGVLCVEMEASGLYTVAARYNVKALAILTISDSLVTGERTTSLERESSFRQMVEIALGVL from the coding sequence ATGAGCACACACATTGATGCCAAAAAAGGAGAAATTGCAGAAACAGTACTTCTCCCAGGCGATCCCTTACGGGCAAAATGGATTGCAGAAACTTTTTTGGAAAATCCATTCTGTTACAATGAAGTTAGGGGTATGTATGGGTATACAGGAATTTATCAGGGCAAACGGGTATCGGTGCAGGGCAGTGGTATGGGAATTCCTTCAGCTATGATCTATTACCACGAACTGATCAATGATTATGGCGTAAAGAATATGATCCGTGTAGGCTCTGCAGGTTCCTATCAGAAAGATGTAAAAATAAGGGATATTGTACTGGCCATGGCAGCATCCACAACCTCAGGAATAAATAATTCCAGGTTCATCAATGCCGATTATTCCCCAACAGCAAATTTTGAGCTTTTTATGAAAGCAGCAACTTTCGCCAAAGAAAACAATATACCAATTAAGGCTGGAAATGTACTCTCGTCCGATGAATTCTATGAAGATGACCCCAATGCCTATAAACAATGGGCCGAATTTGGAGTACTCTGCGTCGAAATGGAAGCTTCAGGCCTTTATACCGTTGCCGCCAGATACAATGTAAAAGCCTTAGCGATCCTGACCATTTCCGATTCCTTGGTTACAGGAGAAAGAACAACTTCTTTGGAAAGGGAAAGTTCTTTCAGACAAATGGTAGAAATTGCCTTAGGGGTTTTATAA
- the deoC gene encoding deoxyribose-phosphate aldolase — translation MGLENYIDHTLLKPTATNLDIINLCAEAKEFHFFGVCVNGCHVPLVKKELQGSPISIVAVIGFPLGAMSTAAKICEAQDCISNGADEIDMVLNIGWLKSKKYELVLEEITEIKQAIGSALLKVIIETCYLTEEEKIKACELIIQGKADYVKTSTGFGTDGATYGDVALLKKKVGDRIKIKASGGIKNTEMALKYIDLGASKIGTSSGINITRSL, via the coding sequence ATGGGCCTCGAGAATTATATAGACCACACCTTATTAAAACCAACAGCTACGAACCTGGATATCATTAATCTATGCGCAGAGGCCAAAGAATTTCATTTTTTTGGAGTTTGCGTCAATGGCTGCCATGTGCCCTTGGTGAAAAAAGAACTACAGGGATCACCAATAAGCATTGTAGCCGTTATAGGTTTCCCTTTAGGTGCCATGAGTACAGCGGCCAAAATATGTGAAGCCCAGGATTGTATTAGCAATGGAGCTGACGAAATTGATATGGTCTTGAATATTGGATGGCTGAAATCAAAGAAATATGAGTTGGTATTGGAGGAGATCACAGAAATTAAACAAGCTATTGGTTCCGCCTTATTAAAGGTGATCATTGAAACCTGTTACCTGACCGAGGAAGAAAAAATAAAAGCTTGTGAATTGATCATTCAGGGCAAAGCAGATTATGTTAAGACCTCAACCGGATTTGGAACAGATGGGGCTACCTACGGCGATGTTGCCCTATTGAAAAAGAAAGTTGGTGATCGTATAAAAATAAAGGCCTCCGGAGGAATAAAGAATACAGAAATGGCTTTAAAATATATTGATCTAGGTGCCTCCAAAATTGGCACCTCTTCGGGTATAAATATCACTAGAAGCCTTTAA
- a CDS encoding MlaE family ABC transporter permease, with the protein MKLTTQIQGGILKFFDQIGDLSFFLGRFFKEFLKPPYEFSELLHQCYNVGNRSLPLVSITGFIIGLVLTLQTRPTLEEFGAVSWMPNMVGISIVREIGPVIVALICAGRVASGMGAELGSMRVTEQIDAMEVSGTNPFKFLVVTRILATMLMLPLLVILGDAFALYGSFLVENIKGEVSFALYFNKVFESLGFSDLIPAVTKSFFFGLAIGLVGCYKGYNCKKGTVGVGVAANTAVVMASMLIFIIDFVAVFISDIFYEL; encoded by the coding sequence ATGAAATTGACCACTCAAATACAAGGCGGTATTTTAAAGTTCTTTGACCAAATAGGGGACCTTTCTTTTTTTTTGGGTCGATTTTTCAAGGAGTTTTTAAAACCCCCTTATGAATTCTCAGAATTGCTCCACCAATGTTATAATGTGGGGAATAGGTCTTTGCCTTTGGTAAGTATTACCGGATTCATCATTGGGTTGGTACTAACTTTACAGACCAGGCCTACCCTTGAGGAGTTCGGTGCCGTTTCTTGGATGCCCAACATGGTTGGTATTTCTATAGTAAGGGAAATTGGACCAGTGATCGTGGCTCTGATTTGTGCAGGTCGTGTAGCATCTGGTATGGGGGCGGAACTCGGTTCTATGAGGGTTACGGAACAGATAGATGCCATGGAGGTTTCCGGTACCAATCCATTTAAATTTTTGGTGGTGACCCGTATATTGGCCACCATGCTGATGCTCCCCCTTTTGGTGATCCTGGGAGATGCATTTGCCCTGTACGGATCCTTTCTGGTTGAAAATATTAAGGGGGAGGTTTCCTTTGCCCTATACTTTAACAAGGTATTTGAATCCTTGGGGTTCAGTGATCTTATACCTGCGGTGACCAAATCCTTTTTCTTTGGTTTGGCCATAGGTCTGGTAGGTTGTTACAAGGGGTATAATTGCAAGAAAGGAACGGTTGGCGTTGGGGTCGCGGCAAACACAGCAGTGGTCATGGCCTCTATGTTGATATTTATCATCGACTTCGTTGCCGTTTTTATTTCGGATATATTTTATGAACTCTAA
- a CDS encoding ABC transporter ATP-binding protein, which produces MEDTTNSSDLKDSKEKVIDIRDLRKSFGDNHVLNGFNMHLFKGENLVIMGKSGSGKSVLIKCLVGLETADSGSINIMGHEVTELNRLLLDKLRAEIGFLFQGSALYDSMTVRENLEFPLRRHKKRFEKSMDTNAIVMEALENVGLAHTLEMMPSELSGGMKRRIALARTLIIRPKIILYDEPTSGLDPITSKEIIELMLRIQKKYETSSLIITHDVDCARVIADRMILLVDGINYAEGKYNELLKANDPKIKAFFK; this is translated from the coding sequence ATGGAGGATACTACTAATAGTTCAGATTTAAAGGATTCTAAAGAGAAGGTAATTGACATAAGGGACCTGAGGAAAAGTTTTGGGGACAATCATGTACTCAACGGATTTAACATGCACCTTTTTAAGGGGGAGAACCTGGTTATTATGGGAAAATCCGGTTCCGGCAAATCGGTTTTGATCAAATGTTTGGTGGGCCTGGAGACGGCAGATAGTGGTTCCATTAATATTATGGGGCACGAAGTAACAGAACTGAATAGGTTGTTGTTGGACAAGCTAAGGGCAGAAATAGGATTTTTGTTTCAGGGTAGCGCCCTATACGATTCGATGACCGTTAGAGAGAATCTGGAATTCCCCCTGAGGCGGCATAAAAAGAGGTTCGAAAAATCAATGGACACAAATGCCATTGTTATGGAAGCACTTGAGAATGTGGGATTGGCACATACATTGGAAATGATGCCCAGCGAACTTTCCGGTGGGATGAAAAGAAGGATAGCCCTTGCAAGAACTTTGATCATTCGTCCAAAGATTATTTTGTATGATGAACCCACAAGTGGTTTGGACCCCATTACCTCAAAAGAAATAATTGAATTGATGCTCAGGATCCAAAAGAAATATGAAACATCCTCCCTCATCATCACCCATGATGTGGATTGTGCTAGGGTGATTGCAGATCGGATGATCCTGTTAGTAGATGGTATAAATTATGCGGAAGGTAAATATAACGAACTATTGAAGGCCAATGACCCAAAGATAAAGGCCTTCTTTAAATAA